A genomic stretch from Taeniopygia guttata chromosome 9, bTaeGut7.mat, whole genome shotgun sequence includes:
- the COMMD2 gene encoding COMM domain-containing protein 2 yields the protein MLLVLSAEHRAHLGCLPRAGGAALGELGRLALEQLRRGAAPRACESAARKLNISADIIQHGVEGLVYLLTESSKLMISEVDFQDSIHVLGFSDELNKSLLQLYLDNRKEIRSILGELAPRLPSYHSLEWRLDVQLASRSLRQQIKPVVTMKLHLNQNEDQTAQVLQTDPATLLHLIQQLEQALGEMKMNHCRRIVRNMK from the exons ATGCTGCTGGTGCTGTCGGCGGAGCACAGGGCGCACCTGGGCTGTTTGCCGCGGGCCGGCGGCGCAG CCCTTGGCGAGCTGGGGCGCCTGGCGCTGGAGCAGctgcggcggggagcggcgccGCGGGCCTGCGAGTCCGCTGCCA GAAAGCTGAACATTAGCGCTGACATCATTCAGCACGGGGTAGAAGGACTAGTGTATCTTCTTACTGAGAGTTCCAAGCTTATG ATTTCTGAGGTTGACTTCCAAGATTCCATTCATGTTTTGGGATTCTCAGATGAATTGAACAAATCCTTGCTCCAGCTGTACCTTGACAACAGGAAAGAGATCAGGAGCATTCTTGGAGAGCTGGCACCAAGGCTTCCCAGCTACCACAGTCTGGAGTGGAGACTGGATGTGCAG CTTGCAAGCAGAAGTTTGAGACAACAGATCAAACCTGTGGTGACTATGAAGCTACATCTTAATCAAAATGAAGATCAAACTGCCCAGGTGTTGCAAACTGACCCTGCTACCCTTCTCCACCTtatccagcagctggagcaggcgTTGGGGGAGATGAAGATGAACCACTGCAGAAGAATAGTGCGCAACATGAAATAA